From the genome of Vibrio navarrensis, one region includes:
- the lptD gene encoding LPS assembly protein LptD, which yields MQHFSRTFLAASISTALFVPYTQAQTTLGDSVQEMPTIDQCLVSAEENDANAPIVVHSDRLQAINGDKAVYSGDVEVIQGKKKITADSVTLHQQEQVVVAEGNVTFNDGEVKASSSRVTNNMAQETFSLENTQYQFLCQQGRGEAAYIAKTGQAVYQLQDGSITSCPADDNAWRLVASSIDVDQNEETATFYNPRFEVMDVPIFYVPYLTLPIGNTRKTGFLFPSVSYGSSDGVEAEIPFYWNIAPNYDLTLTTLYMQQRGVKLDADFRYLTSQWGGGEIKGEYLPGDEKYREEDRWGYQYKHDGIIDQQWLVKLDYSKVSDIDYFRDLKSDLGNREDGQLVQEGKVAYRSNSWDASILVRDFQILLEDNNKPYRLLPQLEFNYYTPLWGRYVNFDVKGQLSHFNTQDKTKPNAVRAHIEPGLTVPLSTSWATWTTEARVLATYYQQELSKLEDPSLQAQLDEQVTRVIPEVRSHARIFLQRDAQIFDGFTQSLEPQIQYLYVPEEKQDNIYDYDTTLLQTDYYGLFRSRRYSGIDYISPANQISYGASTRFFDDEYKERLNISFGQIYYINKNNKFTSKKDASDSSTDTSNYSSWAIETDFNYDDYLFYHGGIQYDIDLNAMQLANSTLEYQFKDGFIQGNYRYVTREYIEDTISFEDLDTITRKGISQAGLVAAYEINPNWSASGQYYYDLTEEIDLEWMASLRYQSDCWYIGFTYTNQLVKWKNNVVGGDNNDPVYDTNISVNFGIQGFATKNRSYTAAKELEDADNSIVYGRPFYLNN from the coding sequence ATGCAACATTTCTCCCGCACTTTTTTAGCGGCCTCTATCAGTACCGCCCTGTTTGTACCTTACACGCAAGCCCAAACAACACTCGGTGATAGTGTGCAGGAAATGCCCACTATAGATCAATGTTTGGTCAGCGCAGAAGAAAATGATGCCAATGCGCCGATTGTGGTGCACTCAGACCGTTTACAAGCGATTAATGGCGATAAAGCCGTCTACTCCGGCGATGTGGAAGTGATTCAAGGCAAGAAAAAAATCACTGCCGATTCGGTCACCTTGCATCAACAAGAACAAGTGGTCGTGGCCGAAGGCAACGTCACGTTTAACGATGGTGAGGTAAAAGCCAGCTCTAGCCGCGTCACCAACAACATGGCGCAAGAGACCTTCTCGCTGGAAAACACCCAATACCAGTTCCTTTGTCAACAAGGTCGCGGTGAAGCCGCGTATATCGCCAAGACCGGACAAGCCGTATACCAGTTGCAAGATGGCTCGATAACCTCTTGTCCGGCAGACGACAACGCTTGGCGCTTGGTTGCATCAAGCATCGACGTTGACCAAAATGAAGAAACGGCGACGTTTTACAATCCACGCTTTGAAGTGATGGATGTACCGATTTTCTACGTGCCTTATTTAACCTTGCCGATTGGCAACACACGCAAAACTGGCTTTCTTTTTCCCTCCGTCTCTTATGGTTCGAGCGATGGGGTCGAAGCGGAAATTCCTTTCTACTGGAATATCGCACCTAACTATGATCTGACACTGACCACTCTGTACATGCAACAGCGCGGAGTAAAATTGGACGCGGATTTCCGTTATCTCACCAGTCAATGGGGTGGCGGCGAAATCAAAGGCGAATATCTCCCGGGCGATGAAAAATACCGAGAGGAAGATCGTTGGGGCTATCAATATAAACACGATGGTATTATCGACCAGCAATGGTTGGTGAAGCTGGACTACTCCAAAGTCAGCGACATCGACTATTTTCGCGATCTCAAATCCGATCTGGGCAACCGAGAAGATGGTCAGTTAGTACAAGAGGGCAAGGTGGCTTACCGTTCTAACTCATGGGACGCCTCCATTCTGGTGCGTGATTTCCAGATCTTGTTGGAAGACAACAACAAGCCGTATCGTTTGCTGCCTCAGTTGGAGTTTAACTACTACACGCCGCTGTGGGGGCGTTATGTTAACTTCGATGTGAAAGGCCAATTGAGCCACTTTAACACCCAAGATAAAACCAAACCCAACGCCGTTCGCGCGCACATTGAACCGGGTTTGACCGTGCCTCTCTCAACCAGTTGGGCAACTTGGACCACAGAAGCGCGCGTCTTAGCCACTTATTACCAACAAGAGCTGAGTAAACTGGAAGACCCTAGCCTACAAGCGCAATTGGATGAGCAAGTGACTCGGGTTATCCCTGAGGTTCGTAGCCACGCGCGGATATTTTTGCAGCGCGACGCGCAAATTTTTGACGGTTTCACCCAAAGCCTTGAGCCGCAGATCCAGTACCTCTATGTGCCGGAAGAAAAACAAGACAATATCTACGACTATGATACGACTTTATTGCAGACAGACTACTATGGGCTATTTCGTAGCAGAAGGTACAGCGGTATAGATTATATATCCCCAGCAAACCAAATTAGCTACGGTGCAAGTACTCGTTTCTTTGATGATGAGTACAAGGAACGTCTTAATATTTCATTTGGTCAAATTTATTATATAAACAAAAATAATAAGTTCACGAGTAAGAAAGATGCATCAGACAGTAGTACCGATACATCAAACTACTCTTCATGGGCGATTGAAACCGATTTTAACTACGACGACTACCTGTTCTACCACGGCGGGATCCAGTACGACATCGACCTCAATGCGATGCAGTTGGCCAACAGCACCCTGGAATATCAGTTCAAAGATGGTTTTATCCAAGGTAACTATCGTTACGTTACTCGCGAGTACATCGAAGACACCATTTCGTTTGAAGATCTCGACACTATTACTCGTAAAGGCATCTCTCAAGCCGGTCTGGTCGCGGCCTATGAGATCAACCCCAACTGGTCTGCCAGCGGTCAATACTACTATGACTTGACCGAGGAAATTGATCTTGAGTGGATGGCCAGTCTGCGTTATCAATCCGACTGTTGGTATATCGGTTTTACTTACACCAACCAATTGGTGAAATGGAAAAACAACGTGGTCGGCGGCGACAACAATGACCCAGTTTACGACACGAACATCAGTGTCAACTTCGGCATTCAAGGCTTTGCCACCAAAAACAGAAGTTATACCGCCGCCAAAGAGCTGGAAGATGCCGATAATTCCATCGTCTATGGTCGTCCTTTCTACTTGAACAATTAG
- the pdxA gene encoding 4-hydroxythreonine-4-phosphate dehydrogenase PdxA — protein MTVKRIVVTAGEPAGIGPDLVLALSKQDWDHQLVVCADKSLLAQRAEQLGIEVELHDYLAESTPQPQKAGSLVVDHIGMNAPCIAGQLNESNGHYVLKTLERAALGCMNDEFDAIVTGPVHKGVINRAGVAFSGHTEFFAEKSNTPLVVMMLATEGLRVALVTTHIPLAYVSKAVTEDRLEKIIDILHRDLVEKFAIAEPKIYVCGLNPHAGEDGCLGREEIETITPTLEKIRREKGIHLVGPLPADTIFNEKYLDDADAVLGMYHDQVLPVLKYKGFGRSVNITLGLPFIRTSVDHGTALDLAGTGQADTGSFQTALAHAIELVEKKQ, from the coding sequence ATGACAGTTAAACGTATCGTCGTCACCGCAGGAGAGCCTGCGGGGATTGGCCCAGATCTGGTGTTGGCACTTTCCAAACAAGATTGGGATCACCAACTGGTGGTGTGCGCCGATAAATCGTTACTCGCGCAGCGCGCCGAACAGCTCGGCATCGAGGTGGAACTGCACGACTATCTAGCAGAGAGCACGCCGCAGCCACAAAAGGCGGGTTCGCTGGTGGTCGATCACATTGGCATGAACGCGCCGTGTATCGCCGGACAGTTAAACGAAAGCAACGGCCATTATGTGTTAAAAACACTGGAAAGAGCTGCTTTGGGCTGTATGAATGACGAATTTGATGCTATTGTCACCGGCCCTGTTCACAAGGGGGTGATTAATCGTGCTGGCGTCGCCTTTAGCGGCCACACTGAATTCTTCGCCGAAAAATCCAACACCCCGTTAGTTGTCATGATGTTGGCGACCGAAGGGCTGCGTGTGGCGCTGGTCACCACGCACATTCCATTGGCCTATGTGTCAAAAGCCGTCACGGAAGATCGCCTGGAAAAAATCATCGATATCCTGCATCGGGATTTGGTGGAAAAATTTGCCATCGCAGAGCCAAAGATCTATGTTTGCGGGCTCAATCCGCATGCTGGTGAAGATGGCTGCCTTGGCCGAGAAGAGATCGAAACCATCACGCCGACGCTGGAAAAAATTCGTCGTGAAAAAGGCATTCATTTGGTCGGCCCATTGCCGGCCGATACCATTTTTAATGAAAAATATTTAGACGATGCGGATGCTGTCTTAGGCATGTATCACGACCAAGTGCTGCCTGTGCTCAAATACAAAGGCTTTGGTCGTTCAGTGAACATTACTCTTGGTCTACCCTTTATAAGAACATCGGTGGATCACGGTACTGCACTCGATCTGGCCGGAACGGGCCAAGCCGATACAGGGAGCTTTCAGACAGCACTCGCGCATGCGATAGAACTGGTAGAGAAGAAACAATGA
- the rsmA gene encoding 16S rRNA (adenine(1518)-N(6)/adenine(1519)-N(6))-dimethyltransferase RsmA: protein MRNDVHLGHKARKRFGQNFLNDPYIIDGIVSAINPKPGQNLVEIGPGLGAITEPVGREVDKFTVIELDRDLAERLRNHPELADKLTIHEGDAMRFDFTQLVKPNNKLRIFGNLPYNISTPLMFHLFEFHKDIQDMHFMLQKEVVNRLAAGPGSKAYGRLTVMAQYFCKVVPVLEVPPTAFVPPPKVDSAVVRLVPYETLPHPATSLEWLERVCREGFNQRRKTIRNCYKGLLSEEVMEELGINPGLRPENLTLQQFVAMANWLDANHQ from the coding sequence ATGAGAAATGATGTCCATCTAGGGCACAAAGCGCGTAAACGTTTTGGTCAAAACTTCCTGAACGATCCATACATTATTGATGGCATCGTTTCAGCGATTAATCCGAAACCGGGGCAAAATCTGGTGGAAATCGGCCCAGGTCTTGGGGCGATCACTGAGCCTGTTGGCCGAGAAGTCGATAAGTTCACCGTAATCGAACTGGACCGCGATTTGGCTGAGCGTTTGCGTAACCATCCTGAGTTGGCTGATAAGCTCACCATCCACGAAGGCGATGCGATGCGTTTCGACTTCACTCAATTGGTGAAGCCAAATAACAAGCTGCGCATTTTCGGCAACTTGCCGTACAACATCTCAACACCACTGATGTTCCATCTTTTTGAATTTCATAAAGATATCCAAGACATGCACTTTATGCTGCAAAAAGAAGTGGTCAACCGTTTGGCGGCAGGCCCAGGCAGCAAAGCTTACGGTCGCTTGACTGTGATGGCGCAGTACTTCTGTAAAGTGGTCCCTGTTTTGGAAGTACCACCAACGGCGTTTGTTCCACCACCGAAAGTGGATTCTGCGGTCGTGCGTTTGGTGCCTTACGAAACCTTGCCACATCCAGCAACCAGCTTGGAATGGCTTGAGCGCGTATGCCGTGAGGGCTTTAACCAAAGACGTAAGACCATCCGCAATTGCTACAAAGGTCTTCTCAGCGAAGAAGTGATGGAAGAGCTTGGTATCAACCCGGGGTTACGTCCGGAAAATCTCACCTTGCAACAATTCGTTGCGATGGCAAACTGGTTGGATGCAAACCATCAGTAA
- the surA gene encoding peptidylprolyl isomerase SurA: MKSWKTILFALLLSGSALAAPVELDKVAVIVNNGVILQSDIDAAMKTLRANAKKNGQALPSAEVLHEQIVEKLILDTLQTQEADRIGVRIDDNRLNQAISEIAANNQQTVAELSASIASEGLSYAEFREQIRKEIAASEARNALVRRRINILPAEVDSLSEMLAQETSATVQYKLGHIQLRFSDNQDKAAVEAQAKAIVEKLNNGADFSTMAYTYSKGPKALQGGDWGWMRKEEMPTIFADQIKMQNKGSVIGPFRSGVGFHILKIEDIKGLETIAVTEVNARHILLKPTVILSDEGAKRELNEFIRRIKAGEASFAELAQQYSQDPGSAAQNGELGYQTPDLYVPEFKHQVETLPVGKISEPFQTVHGWHIVEVLDRREVDRTDSAMKNKAYRILFNRKFNEEAGAWMQELRAGAFVEIVKDEEA, translated from the coding sequence ATGAAAAGCTGGAAAACAATCTTATTTGCTCTGTTGCTTTCAGGCAGTGCACTGGCCGCTCCTGTAGAACTTGATAAGGTTGCCGTCATAGTCAATAACGGTGTGATTTTACAAAGCGACATTGACGCTGCGATGAAGACCTTGCGGGCCAACGCCAAGAAAAACGGCCAAGCCCTACCTTCAGCCGAGGTGCTGCACGAGCAAATCGTCGAAAAGCTGATCCTCGACACACTACAAACCCAAGAAGCAGACCGCATCGGCGTACGAATTGACGACAACCGACTCAATCAAGCCATCAGTGAGATTGCCGCCAACAACCAGCAGACGGTGGCCGAACTGTCTGCCTCTATCGCCAGCGAAGGATTAAGCTACGCTGAATTTCGCGAGCAGATCCGCAAGGAGATTGCGGCGTCTGAAGCGCGCAACGCCCTAGTGCGTCGCCGCATTAACATTTTGCCTGCCGAAGTCGACAGCTTATCCGAGATGCTCGCGCAAGAAACCAGTGCCACCGTGCAATACAAGCTTGGTCACATCCAACTGCGCTTTTCCGATAACCAAGACAAAGCGGCCGTCGAAGCCCAAGCAAAAGCGATCGTTGAAAAACTCAATAACGGTGCGGATTTCAGCACCATGGCCTATACCTACTCCAAAGGTCCGAAAGCCTTGCAAGGCGGCGATTGGGGCTGGATGCGTAAGGAAGAGATGCCAACCATCTTTGCCGATCAAATCAAGATGCAAAACAAAGGTAGCGTCATTGGCCCATTTCGCAGTGGTGTCGGTTTTCATATCTTGAAGATTGAAGATATTAAAGGGCTAGAAACCATCGCCGTGACCGAAGTGAATGCGCGTCATATCCTGCTTAAACCGACCGTTATCCTCAGTGATGAAGGAGCGAAACGTGAACTGAACGAGTTCATCCGTCGCATCAAAGCCGGTGAAGCCAGCTTTGCTGAGTTAGCGCAGCAATACAGCCAAGACCCGGGCTCAGCCGCGCAAAATGGTGAGTTAGGCTATCAAACCCCCGATCTGTATGTCCCTGAATTTAAGCATCAGGTCGAAACGCTTCCGGTCGGCAAAATCAGCGAGCCTTTCCAAACCGTGCACGGCTGGCACATTGTCGAAGTGCTGGATCGCCGCGAAGTGGATCGCACCGATTCGGCGATGAAAAACAAAGCTTACCGTATTTTGTTTAATCGTAAATTTAACGAAGAAGCGGGCGCTTGGATGCAAGAGCTGCGAGCAGGTGCCTTTGTTGAAATCGTCAAGGACGAAGAAGCATGA
- a CDS encoding threonine/serine exporter family protein — protein MASNQRAISRLVAQAGQMLLAHGAESTLVGDIMRRIGIASGVNEVEVALSANALVVTTVKNGHCITTTRSCADRGINMKAITEIQRICIMMEKGILDFSMAQKKLNAISPERYNRWLVVAMIGLSCASFARLAGGDWAVFWMTFLASACGMIVRQEIGHRHFNPLLNFAATAFVTTLISAQAVNFSIGNLPTVVMASSVLMLVPGFPLINAVADMLKGHINMGIARFMMASLLTLATSLGIVAAMGITGIWGWMS, from the coding sequence ATGGCATCGAATCAGAGAGCGATTTCTCGATTGGTCGCTCAGGCGGGGCAGATGTTGTTAGCGCATGGTGCAGAAAGCACCTTGGTTGGCGATATCATGCGCCGCATTGGCATCGCGTCGGGCGTAAACGAAGTGGAAGTGGCGCTGTCGGCTAATGCGTTGGTGGTCACTACGGTCAAGAATGGCCACTGTATTACCACGACACGCAGTTGTGCGGATCGTGGTATCAATATGAAGGCGATTACGGAGATTCAGCGCATCTGTATCATGATGGAAAAAGGCATTTTAGATTTTTCCATGGCGCAGAAAAAACTCAATGCCATCAGCCCTGAACGTTACAATCGTTGGCTGGTGGTGGCGATGATCGGCCTCTCTTGCGCCTCATTTGCTCGTCTTGCTGGTGGCGATTGGGCGGTGTTTTGGATGACGTTTTTGGCCTCTGCGTGTGGCATGATCGTGCGCCAAGAGATTGGTCATCGTCACTTCAATCCGCTGCTCAACTTCGCAGCGACAGCATTTGTCACCACCTTAATTTCCGCGCAAGCGGTTAATTTCTCGATTGGTAATCTCCCAACCGTCGTGATGGCATCCTCGGTCTTGATGCTAGTGCCAGGCTTTCCGCTCATTAATGCGGTAGCCGATATGTTAAAAGGACATATCAACATGGGGATTGCGCGTTTTATGATGGCGAGTCTGCTCACGCTGGCGACCAGCCTCGGCATTGTCGCTGCCATGGGGATTACTGGTATTTGGGGATGGATGAGCTAA
- the rpmA gene encoding 50S ribosomal protein L27, with protein sequence MAHKKAGGSTRNGRDSESKRLGVKRFGGESVLAGNIIVRQRGTKFHAGNNVGLGKDHTLFALTDGKVKFEVKGPKNRKFVSIEAE encoded by the coding sequence ATGGCACACAAAAAAGCTGGTGGTTCTACTCGTAACGGCCGTGATTCAGAAAGTAAACGTCTGGGTGTTAAGCGTTTTGGTGGTGAATCTGTTCTAGCAGGTAACATCATCGTTCGTCAGCGCGGTACTAAGTTCCACGCTGGTAACAACGTTGGCCTAGGTAAAGACCACACTCTATTCGCTTTGACTGACGGTAAAGTTAAGTTCGAAGTGAAAGGTCCTAAAAACCGTAAATTTGTAAGCATCGAAGCTGAATAA
- the apaG gene encoding Co2+/Mg2+ efflux protein ApaG gives MDVSLPCIKIQVYTKYIEEQSNPELGRYIFAYIITIKNLSQETVQLISRRWLITDANGKQITVEGDGVVGQQPYIDGGDEYTYSSGTGLDTPVGAMQGQYIMRDSQGDQFVVEIEPFRLAVPNLLN, from the coding sequence ATGGATGTCTCCCTACCCTGCATCAAAATTCAGGTGTACACTAAGTACATCGAAGAGCAATCTAACCCAGAGTTAGGGCGCTACATCTTTGCCTACATCATCACGATTAAAAACCTCAGCCAAGAAACGGTTCAGTTGATCAGCCGCCGTTGGCTCATTACCGATGCGAATGGGAAACAGATCACCGTCGAAGGTGATGGTGTCGTTGGCCAACAACCTTACATCGATGGCGGCGATGAATATACCTACAGCAGTGGCACAGGGCTTGATACCCCAGTCGGTGCGATGCAGGGCCAATACATTATGCGCGACTCGCAAGGCGATCAGTTTGTGGTAGAAATTGAGCCATTTCGTCTGGCGGTACCTAACCTGTTGAACTGA
- the rplU gene encoding 50S ribosomal protein L21, whose translation MYAVFQSGGKQHRVSEGQTLRLEKLDVETGATVEFDKVLLVANGEDIKVGAPLVEGGKVVAEVVQHGRGDKVKIVKFRRRKHSRKQQGHRQWFTEVKITGINA comes from the coding sequence ATGTACGCTGTTTTCCAATCTGGTGGTAAACAACACCGTGTAAGCGAAGGTCAAACTCTTCGTTTAGAGAAATTAGACGTTGAAACTGGTGCAACTGTTGAATTTGATAAAGTTCTGCTTGTTGCTAACGGCGAAGACATCAAAGTTGGTGCTCCTCTAGTTGAGGGCGGTAAAGTAGTTGCAGAAGTGGTACAACACGGTCGTGGCGATAAAGTGAAAATCGTTAAGTTCCGTCGTCGTAAGCACTCTCGTAAGCAACAAGGTCACCGTCAGTGGTTCACGGAAGTGAAGATCACTGGTATCAACGCGTAA
- the cgtA gene encoding Obg family GTPase CgtA: MKFVDEAVIKVQAGDGGSGVVSFWREKFVTKGGPDGGDGGDGGDVYIQADENLNTLIDYRFQRFYEAERGQNGGGGNCTGKRGKDITLRVPVGTRAVDIHTNEIVGEVAEHGKKVMVAKGGWHGLGNTRFKSSVNRAPRQKTLGTKGEIRELRLELLLLADVGMLGLPNAGKSTFIRAVSAAKPKVADYPFTTLIPSLGVVSVVPEKSFVVADIPGLIEGAADGAGLGIRFLKHLERCRVLLHMIDIFPIDQSDPVQNALTIIDELEQYSEKLANKPRWLVFNKVDLVSEEQADEIIQEVIDALGWEDQYFKISAINLLGTKELCYKLADYMETLPRQAEEISEEEKVNFMWDDYHKDAIAGRDVITEDDWDDWDDEEDDGHVIYVRE; the protein is encoded by the coding sequence ATGAAATTCGTTGATGAAGCGGTAATTAAAGTCCAAGCTGGCGACGGCGGAAGCGGTGTGGTGAGCTTCTGGCGTGAAAAGTTCGTAACCAAAGGCGGCCCAGACGGCGGCGACGGTGGTGACGGCGGTGATGTCTACATCCAAGCTGATGAAAACCTAAATACGCTGATTGATTACCGTTTCCAGCGCTTCTACGAAGCTGAACGCGGCCAAAACGGTGGCGGTGGTAACTGTACTGGTAAGCGCGGCAAAGATATTACCCTGCGTGTGCCTGTAGGCACGCGCGCGGTCGACATCCACACCAATGAAATCGTGGGCGAAGTGGCTGAACACGGTAAGAAGGTGATGGTAGCGAAAGGTGGCTGGCACGGTTTGGGCAATACCCGCTTTAAATCGTCAGTGAACCGTGCGCCACGCCAGAAAACGCTGGGTACTAAAGGTGAAATTCGTGAGTTGCGCCTTGAGCTGCTTTTGCTTGCTGATGTCGGCATGCTAGGGCTGCCAAACGCAGGTAAATCTACCTTTATCCGCGCTGTTTCTGCGGCAAAACCGAAAGTGGCCGATTACCCGTTCACTACCTTAATTCCAAGTTTGGGTGTGGTAAGTGTCGTGCCAGAAAAAAGTTTCGTGGTTGCCGACATTCCAGGGCTGATAGAGGGTGCAGCCGATGGGGCTGGTTTAGGGATTCGCTTCCTCAAGCATCTTGAGCGCTGTCGAGTGCTGCTGCATATGATCGATATTTTCCCGATTGATCAATCGGATCCGGTGCAAAATGCGCTGACGATCATCGATGAGCTTGAGCAGTACAGCGAGAAACTGGCCAATAAACCGCGTTGGTTGGTGTTCAACAAAGTCGATTTAGTGAGCGAAGAGCAAGCCGACGAGATCATTCAAGAAGTGATCGATGCGCTAGGTTGGGAAGATCAATATTTCAAGATCTCAGCGATCAATCTTCTAGGCACCAAAGAGCTTTGCTACAAACTGGCAGACTACATGGAAACCTTGCCTCGTCAGGCTGAAGAGATCTCAGAAGAAGAGAAAGTGAACTTCATGTGGGATGACTACCACAAAGATGCCATCGCTGGCCGCGATGTGATCACCGAAGATGACTGGGATGATTGGGACGACGAAGAAGATGACGGTCACGTTATCTATGTGCGTGAGTAA
- the apaH gene encoding bis(5'-nucleosyl)-tetraphosphatase (symmetrical) ApaH: MANYIVGDIQGCFDELTLLLEQVQFSAQRDTLWFAGDLVARGPKSLQTLRFARSLGDSARIVLGNHDLHLLAVALGVRKNKEKDQTTAILEASDRDELLNWLRQQPLLLEHDEFVLCHAGISPQWDLVTARQCAREVEAVLQSEHMPWLIENMYCNTPDLWSPTLTGLDRYRYTINSFTRMRFCFLDGRLDMDCKLPPNEVNEALLVPWFKLPQRVALEKPVLFGHWAALQGYFSQEVIGLDTGCVWNGSLTMIRWEDKQVFSQKALAN; this comes from the coding sequence TTGGCAAATTACATTGTGGGTGATATTCAAGGCTGTTTTGATGAATTAACCCTGCTATTAGAGCAAGTGCAGTTTTCAGCGCAGCGAGACACGCTGTGGTTTGCGGGCGATTTGGTCGCTCGTGGGCCAAAATCGTTACAAACCTTGCGCTTTGCCCGCTCACTGGGTGATAGTGCACGGATTGTGCTGGGCAACCACGATCTTCATCTTCTGGCTGTCGCTTTAGGTGTGCGCAAAAACAAAGAAAAAGATCAAACGACCGCGATTCTTGAGGCTAGCGATCGCGATGAACTGCTCAATTGGCTGCGACAACAGCCACTGTTGCTCGAACATGATGAGTTTGTACTGTGTCATGCGGGCATTTCACCACAATGGGATCTGGTTACCGCTCGCCAATGCGCACGCGAAGTCGAAGCCGTGCTGCAAAGTGAGCACATGCCATGGCTGATCGAGAACATGTACTGTAATACACCGGATCTCTGGAGCCCGACGCTAACTGGCTTGGATCGCTATCGCTACACCATCAATAGTTTTACTCGCATGCGTTTTTGCTTTCTTGACGGCCGCCTAGACATGGACTGCAAGCTCCCGCCAAACGAAGTGAACGAGGCATTGTTGGTACCTTGGTTCAAACTGCCGCAGCGTGTTGCCCTAGAGAAACCCGTACTGTTTGGCCACTGGGCTGCTTTGCAGGGCTATTTTAGTCAAGAGGTGATTGGGTTAGATACAGGCTGCGTATGGAATGGCAGCCTGACGATGATCCGTTGGGAAGACAAACAAGTGTTTAGTCAGAAGGCACTAGCAAACTAG
- the folA gene encoding type 3 dihydrofolate reductase, producing MLISMIAAMAENRIIGKENQMPWHLPADFAWFKSCTMGKPVVMGRKTFESIGRPLPGRKNIVISRDAALSIEGVSIVNSIEAALTEAGDSEEVMIIGGGSIYAECLPKADRLYLTFIDANVDGDTQFPKWGEGWHESHREHYSADEKNRFAMDFVILERDNC from the coding sequence ATGTTGATTAGTATGATAGCGGCGATGGCCGAAAATAGAATCATCGGCAAAGAGAATCAGATGCCGTGGCATCTCCCCGCCGATTTTGCTTGGTTTAAAAGTTGTACTATGGGCAAACCCGTGGTGATGGGGCGTAAGACGTTTGAGTCGATTGGTCGGCCACTACCGGGGCGAAAAAATATTGTCATCAGTCGAGATGCGGCGCTGTCAATAGAGGGTGTCAGCATAGTAAATTCGATTGAAGCCGCGCTCACCGAAGCGGGTGACAGCGAGGAAGTGATGATCATCGGCGGAGGTTCGATTTACGCAGAATGCTTACCAAAGGCGGATAGACTCTACCTCACTTTTATCGATGCGAACGTGGATGGTGATACCCAGTTTCCCAAGTGGGGAGAGGGCTGGCATGAAAGCCATCGCGAGCACTATTCAGCCGATGAGAAAAACCGCTTCGCGATGGATTTTGTTATTTTAGAAAGAGATAATTGCTAG
- a CDS encoding threonine/serine exporter family protein, protein MDELMDLVQLLVGLLNDMFFAAIPAVGFALVFNVPPRALIYCALGGALGHGSRYLMLKFGIPIEWATFFAATLVGMIGVYWSRKLLAHPKVFTVAALIPMVPGVFAFKAMIAMVEINHMGYTPELVATCLENFLKAMFIIAGLAIGLAVPGLLFYRRRPIV, encoded by the coding sequence ATGGATGAGCTAATGGATTTAGTACAACTTCTCGTTGGTCTGTTGAATGACATGTTTTTTGCTGCCATTCCTGCAGTGGGGTTTGCCTTGGTGTTTAACGTGCCACCTCGAGCATTGATCTATTGTGCGCTCGGCGGAGCACTTGGTCACGGTAGCCGCTATTTGATGCTCAAGTTTGGTATTCCAATTGAGTGGGCAACGTTTTTCGCCGCAACGTTAGTGGGGATGATTGGGGTGTACTGGTCGCGTAAATTGCTCGCACATCCGAAAGTGTTTACCGTGGCGGCCTTGATTCCGATGGTCCCGGGCGTATTTGCTTTTAAAGCGATGATCGCTATGGTGGAGATCAACCATATGGGCTACACCCCAGAGTTGGTGGCGACGTGTTTAGAGAACTTCCTCAAAGCGATGTTTATCATTGCAGGCTTAGCCATTGGCCTTGCGGTGCCTGGGCTGTTATTCTACCGCCGCAGACCGATAGTGTAG